A stretch of the Osmerus mordax isolate fOsmMor3 chromosome 12, fOsmMor3.pri, whole genome shotgun sequence genome encodes the following:
- the lrp2bp gene encoding LRP2-binding protein has product MKSASKTTCTHRQKSSQVHHAIKSLYPNEGGRPTALPDSPATQVEKAASLLRRRADEGDRQAFFLLGQLYFEEGLYEEAKRVFDSLKEHDPRAMFQMAVMSYDGLGAQSDQAEAVSYMRRVCQWEGPETGSIRQLALYNLGRAYLEGFGVPYSIREAERLWLQAAEEGSPGDGASATAQTNLAMLYCRPEHLDLQKAFFWHSEACGNGSLESQGALGVMFLYGRGVRQDPEAALDCLKEASERGNVYAQAHLVAYYYHRKLYTRAVTLAKRICSYDNIPAIATATECLPEYVDKGVAIALFYYARCLQLGRGVAKDTQQAQLYFIKVGWLTHVYIQTHSHTP; this is encoded by the exons ATGAAGTCTGCTTCCAAGACcacctgtacacacagacagaagtcCTCACAGGTGCATCACGCCATCAAGTCTCTGTACccaaatgagggagggagaccgaCCGCACTTCCAG acagcccTGCCACCCAGGTGGAGAAGGCTGCCAGTCTCCTaaggaggagagcagatgagggagacagacaggccttcTTCCTTCTGGGACAACTGTACTTTGAGGAG GGTCTCTATGAAGAGGCCAAGCGAGTGTTTGACAGCCTTAAGGAACACGATCCCAGAGCTATGTTTCAGATGGCCGTCATGAGCTACGATGGCCTGGGAGCCCAGTCCGACCAG GCAGAGGCAGTGAGCTACATGCGGAGGGTGTGCCAGTGGGAGGGTCCAGAGACAGGCAGCATTAGACAACTGGCCCTCTATAACCTAGGCAGGGCCTACTTGGAGGGCTTTGGGGTTCCTTACTCCatcagggaggctgagag GTTGTGGTTACAAGCAgctgaggaggggagccctgggGATGGGGCTTCTGCAACCGCCCAGACCAACCTGGCCATGCTGTACTGTCGCCCCGAGCACCTGGACCTCCAAAAG GCGTTCTTCTGGCACTCTGAGGCATGTGGTAACGGCAGCCTGGAGTCCCAGGGTGCTCTGGGAGTCATGTTCCTGTATGGGCGGGGCGTCCGTCAGGACCCCGAGGCAGCCCTGGACTGCCTGAAGGAGGCGTCGGAGAGAGGGAACGTTTATGCGCAGGCACATCTGGTGGCCTACTACTACCACAGGAAACTGTACACGCGTGCTGTCACGCTGGCCAAGAG GATTTGTAGCTATGACAACATCCCTGCCATCGCTACGGCAACGGAATGTCTACCTGAGTATGTTGATAAGGGTGTGGCCATCGCCTTGTTCTACTACGCCCGCTGTCTGCAACTGGGGAGGGGCGTGGCCaaggacacacagcaggctcAACTCTACTTTATTAAGGTGGGCTGGCTCACACATgtttacatacaaacacattcacacactccctGA